Part of the Sulfitobacter donghicola DSW-25 = KCTC 12864 = JCM 14565 genome, AGACGTTTCTAGAGGGCGCCGAACTGGTTAACGAAGTGCGCGGTATGCTCGGTTATACAGGCACATGGCGTGGCCACCGCGTGACGATCCAAGGGTCAGGCATGGGCATGCCCTCGCTGTCGATCTACGCAAACGAGCTGATTACAACCTATGGCGCGCAAACGCTGGTGCGCATTGGTTCCTGTGGTGGCATGCAGCCCCATGTCGGCATTCGTGACGTGATCATCGCCATGACGGCCAGCACCATCACCTCGCCCTCCTCAGGCATCATGCGCGAGCTGAATTACGCCCCCTGCGCCGATTGGGGCCTACTCAAGGCCGCCGTTGCCGCTGCCGAGGCCAAAGGCACCACAACCCACGTTGGCGGCATCTATTCATCCGATGTGTTCTACGCCGAACGCCCCGATCTGGATGAACAAATGGTGCGCCATGGCATTTTGGGGGTCGAGATGGAAGCCGCCGAGCTGTATACCCTCGCCGCGCGCCACGGACGCCGCGCGCTGGCTGTCCTCACCGTATCTGACCACCTGCAAACTGGCGAAGCGCTGCCCTCAGATGAGCGCGAACGCTCCTTCGGGGATATGGTTGAAATTGCCCTGCACGCCGCGTTTGACGAGGCCTAAACAACAGGTCGCAGTCACACCCCGTGGCTGCGATCATAGCCATTCAAGGGCGGCCCTTGCCAATCGCCCATCACGGCAGCATCTGGCGCAAAAGTTTCCACCAACAGCGGATAACACTGCGCCTGATCCGACGAATGCACCGTGCTGCAATCCCCACCGGGGCATGCGCTCAGGGCGCCCAGCAGATCAATCTCTGCAAAAAACTCTAAACTATCGCCCACCCGAACAGGGCTGGCCTTCATAAAATACTGGCCCGTGTCGCGGGTAAATCCAGTGCACATAAAGACGTTCAAAACATCATGCACATGGGGTTCAGCCTCGGCCAAGGGCACCCCGAGGTGGTCGGCCAAGGCGCGGGTTAGGTTGGAATGACAGCAATAGTGGTACTGCCCCCCCGACAACAGGTTGTGCGTATAAGGGTCACAGCGGGTGCCGATCACATCGTGAACCGATCCGCCAAATTCATCCATGCCGTACCATTCAAGACTG contains:
- the deoD gene encoding purine-nucleoside phosphorylase, with amino-acid sequence MTVHIGAEVGQIAETVLMPGDPYRARWAAETFLEGAELVNEVRGMLGYTGTWRGHRVTIQGSGMGMPSLSIYANELITTYGAQTLVRIGSCGGMQPHVGIRDVIIAMTASTITSPSSGIMRELNYAPCADWGLLKAAVAAAEAKGTTTHVGGIYSSDVFYAERPDLDEQMVRHGILGVEMEAAELYTLAARHGRRALAVLTVSDHLQTGEALPSDERERSFGDMVEIALHAAFDEA
- a CDS encoding urea carboxylase-associated family protein, which translates into the protein MNPPPSDAEDRRAVAPVICYPVETLPAPDMALLDRARGTLTKTGEVVVPPRDAATFTVPAGHFFRISSVEGSQVGDLNLWNANDLSERFYSGKTRALHGTHITRGQRMWSSFSAMRAMATITHDSLEWYGMDEFGGSVHDVIGTRCDPYTHNLLSGGQYHYCCHSNLTRALADHLGVPLAEAEPHVHDVLNVFMCTGFTRDTGQYFMKASPVRVGDSLEFFAEIDLLGALSACPGGDCSTVHSSDQAQCYPLLVETFAPDAAVMGDWQGPPLNGYDRSHGV